The genomic DNA TGCCGAAGGTGTACGCCTTGTGCAGCATCATCAGCGGGAAGAACAGCACCAGGCTGGCGATCACGATCCCGATCAAGTCCCCGATCTGCATCTTCGACGGGGTGCCGCCCAGGATGTGTCCGACCTTCAGGTCCTGCAGCATTTCGCCGGCGACCGCCGACGACACGCAAACCACCGCCGCCACCCCCAGTACCGCCGCCACCCCGCCCGGCCCCTTGACCCCCAGCGCCACCATCAACAGCGCCGCCACCACCAGCGTGCACAGCGTCAGCCCGGACACCGGGTTGTTCGACGACCCGATCATCCCCACCAGGTTCCCCGAGACCGCCGCGAAGAAGAACCCCAGCACCAGCATCACGATCGCTGCCACCGCCGCGCCGGGCAACGTCTTGGAGAAGTACAGGTACAGCAGCACCATGCAGATGAACACCACGCTGATGCCCAGGAAAACCACCTTCGAGCTCAGGTCCTGCTCGGTCCGGTCGGCCGCCTTGTGCGCTTCCGTCGATTTCTTCAGGTCCGAGATCGCCCGCCTCATGCCCACGATCAGTTGCTTTCGCATGCGGAACAGCGTGAACCCGGCGCCCACCAGCATGCCGCCCACCGCGATCGGACGCACGATCGAGTACCACACGCTGCGCGCCAGGTCACCCGGCCCCAGCGTCGTTCCCGCCGGCAGGTTCGCCGTGATCCCCGGCGACAGGAAGTAAACGAGGAGCGGGACTAAGAGTCCCCACGAAATCACCCCGCCCGCAAAATTCAGCGCCGCCAGCCTCGGCCCGATGATATAGCCAACGCCGAGATAGGCGGGGCTGACGGCCGGGGAATTGAACACCGTCAGGCCGCCGGTGGCGACCGACGGCGCGTTGGCGCCACGGCCCACCCGCAGCCCGCCCATCATGGACGCGATATTCACCGGGATGGCGCGGATGTACCAGAACAGGTTGATCTGCGACAGGAAGTACATCACCGCGCCGAAGCCCATGTTGGCGAACAGGATCTTGGCCGCCTTGGCGCCCTGCTGCCCGGCCTTGTGGATCTCCGAGGCGGCCACCGACTCGGGGTAGGGAAGCTCGGGGTCCTCGACCATCACCCGGCGCAGCAGGGTGACGAAGAGGATGCCCAGCGTGCCGCCCACCGCCATCAGTGCCACCGACGGCCAGTAGGCATGCTCCATGTCGAACACCGGCCACACCCCGGCCAGCACGAAGGCGGGGATGGTGAAGACGGCGCCGGCGGCCACCGATTCGCCGATCGACCCGATGGTCCGGGCGATGTTCTCCTCCAGGATCGAGCCCTTGGCCAGCCGCAGCAGCGACATGCCGATCACCGCCGCCGGGTAGGTGGCGGCGATGGTCATCCCCGCCTTCAGGCCCAGATAAGCATTGGCGAAGCCCAGGATGGCGGTCAGCGGCAGCCCGATCAGGACCGCCCGGAACGTGAACTCTTTCATCTCCCGGTCTACCGGTACATAGGGGCGGTACTTGCGCTCGGCGCCGCTCGGGGGTGCAGTCGTACTCATCCGATTAAGCCTCGCAGAATCGAAGGGTTAGATGCGTGTTGCGGTCAGACCGGACAGGCTAGCACCGGCCCGAGTGCGGCACAAGTGCCGCACGCTGCGCTATACTGTTGGACGTCTCCCGATTCGAGGAGTTGGAGGGTCGTCTTCAGCAGTAGCAGTGACCTAAGCCGGGCCCGGGCCCAGATCCCAAGCAGGGCGGGGCATTTCGCGTGGCTGGACGAAGCCGCTCAGGCTGTGCTGGCCATCCTGTTCCCCGCCGACTGCCGACTTTGCCGCCAGCCCCTCACCCGCCTCTCCCGCCTGCCCGTCTGCGACGCCTGCCTCCAAGCCATCCGCCCTACCGACTGCCACACCTGTAGCCTCTGCGGCGAGCGCCTGGAGAGCCAGTTTGCTGAAGGACTCTGCGGGATGTGCCGCCGCATCGAGCCGCGCTTCGCCAAAGCGGCGGCGTATGGCGCCTACGACGGCGGCCTGCGCGAACTCATCCATCTCCTGAAGTACGAACAGGTGCGCCCGGCGGCCCGCGTCCTGGGACGCATGCTGGCCGAAGTCCTCGACGACCTCCGCCCCAGTTTCGGCGACACTTTGCCGCTCATCGTCCCGGTGCCTTTGCATGGCGCCAAGCTGCGCGAGCGCGGATTCAACCAGTCAGAAGAGATCGCCCGCGCCGCCCTCAAGCTGCGCCCCGGGTTCCCGATGAGCACCCGTGCGCTGGTGCGCCGGCGCGCCACCGCCTCGCAGATCGGCCTGACCCGGGCCCAGCGCCG from Terriglobales bacterium includes the following:
- a CDS encoding ComF family protein, with protein sequence MLAILFPADCRLCRQPLTRLSRLPVCDACLQAIRPTDCHTCSLCGERLESQFAEGLCGMCRRIEPRFAKAAAYGAYDGGLRELIHLLKYEQVRPAARVLGRMLAEVLDDLRPSFGDTLPLIVPVPLHGAKLRERGFNQSEEIARAALKLRPGFPMSTRALVRRRATASQIGLTRAQRRANVRGAFAVMAPEQIAGRDVVLVDDVFTTGTTVSECARVLRRA
- a CDS encoding oligopeptide transporter, OPT family: MSTTAPPSGAERKYRPYVPVDREMKEFTFRAVLIGLPLTAILGFANAYLGLKAGMTIAATYPAAVIGMSLLRLAKGSILEENIARTIGSIGESVAAGAVFTIPAFVLAGVWPVFDMEHAYWPSVALMAVGGTLGILFVTLLRRVMVEDPELPYPESVAASEIHKAGQQGAKAAKILFANMGFGAVMYFLSQINLFWYIRAIPVNIASMMGGLRVGRGANAPSVATGGLTVFNSPAVSPAYLGVGYIIGPRLAALNFAGGVISWGLLVPLLVYFLSPGITANLPAGTTLGPGDLARSVWYSIVRPIAVGGMLVGAGFTLFRMRKQLIVGMRRAISDLKKSTEAHKAADRTEQDLSSKVVFLGISVVFICMVLLYLYFSKTLPGAAVAAIVMLVLGFFFAAVSGNLVGMIGSSNNPVSGLTLCTLVVAALLMVALGVKGPGGVAAVLGVAAVVCVSSAVAGEMLQDLKVGHILGGTPSKMQIGDLIGIVIASLVLFFPLMMLHKAYTFGSAALSAPQAGLMAMLAQGIVGGNMAWPLVVVGIFMGFAMIMLEVRSPMLFSVGMYLPLETTFAIFVGGLVRWGTDKIRDKRGYNEAQKARVDNTGVLTASGLIAGEALCGIVIAAIIAQQLAKGGPGQLFQLEWGNHWISGLIAFAVLIAVMIRLPLANAGSPDEPAPPTAIM